In Pseudomonas fluorescens, a genomic segment contains:
- a CDS encoding lipopolysaccharide kinase InaA family protein: protein MSDFLAADDRALLERNGLATFDALWAKQLDAVDEPNTSRGGWSSVFRLELDGQGYYLKRQSDYLTRTLHRPFGEPSFAREFRNISRYRQLGIPALQAAFFGQRKVNGEHRAMLLTRALDGWNDLESLLEQWPSLSDAQHRAILQASGQLARRLHSVGQVHGCFYPKHIFLQATGDGYAAQLIDLEKTRPLLFGWRDRVKDLEPLLRRAPQWSDEQVRQLLAAYLEQPEDSALLATWHQRLTARRSHKENR from the coding sequence ATGAGTGATTTCCTGGCGGCCGACGACCGCGCTTTACTTGAGCGCAACGGCCTCGCGACTTTCGACGCCCTGTGGGCCAAGCAATTGGACGCGGTGGATGAGCCGAACACCAGCCGGGGCGGCTGGAGCAGCGTGTTTCGCCTGGAGCTCGATGGCCAGGGGTATTACCTCAAGCGCCAGAGCGACTACCTGACGCGCACCCTGCATCGCCCGTTTGGCGAGCCAAGTTTTGCCCGCGAATTTCGCAATATCAGCCGCTATCGCCAGTTGGGGATCCCGGCCCTGCAGGCGGCGTTTTTCGGCCAGCGCAAGGTCAATGGCGAGCATCGCGCGATGTTGCTGACGCGCGCCCTGGACGGCTGGAATGACCTGGAGTCATTGCTGGAGCAGTGGCCTTCACTGAGCGATGCCCAGCACCGCGCCATCCTGCAAGCCAGCGGCCAGTTGGCTCGGCGGCTGCACAGCGTTGGCCAGGTGCACGGCTGTTTTTATCCCAAGCATATTTTCCTGCAGGCGACGGGCGACGGTTACGCCGCGCAGCTGATCGACCTGGAGAAAACCCGTCCGCTGTTGTTCGGCTGGCGGGATCGGGTCAAGGACCTGGAGCCGCTGTTGCGCCGTGCACCGCAGTGGTCGGATGAGCAGGTGCGCCAACTCCTGGCGGCGTACCTCGAACAGCCTGAGGACAGCGCGCTGCTCGCCACCTGGCACCAGCGCTTGACCGCGCGGCGTAGCCACAAGGAGAACCGCTGA
- a CDS encoding lipopolysaccharide kinase InaA family protein — MRLSELKKAGRTPGLPMTLDLADAAGPGQLQLLSLLRVLPGERYVGAAVWRGRPVLAKLLVGSKAARHFQRELGGVRLLAEHGLTTPLLLADGLQEGEGGWLLFEFIEGAESLADAWHAVEGLPPLADEQTAVLAEALGAIARMHAKGLWQEDLHLDNLLRQGDKLYLIDGAGIRAEEAGKPLSRNRVLENLGVFFAQLPKNLEPFTEELLVYYLLGNGEHALPLEALEKQVSKVRAWRLKDYLNKVGRECTLFSVVRGAFGLRAIRREEEPAMLPVLAQADALLDQGHLYKTGGAASVAKVEVAGRPLVIKRYNIKGFTHWLKRFWRPSRAWHSWREGNRLAFLGIATPTPLAVLEKRFFWLRSRAYLVTEYLPGPDIIERFAPYVEHGDAPENELLALDHLFAELIRERISHGDFKGHNLFWDNDRWSLIDLDAMCQHSSAASFAPAYAKDRARFMRNWPESSALYQLIDQRLPKGIEIGGSL; from the coding sequence ATGCGTTTGTCCGAGTTGAAAAAAGCCGGGCGTACCCCCGGCCTGCCAATGACCCTTGACCTGGCGGACGCTGCTGGCCCTGGGCAGTTGCAACTGCTGAGCCTGTTGCGTGTATTGCCGGGCGAGCGCTACGTCGGCGCAGCGGTCTGGCGCGGGCGTCCGGTACTGGCCAAGTTGCTAGTAGGCAGTAAGGCCGCGCGACATTTTCAGCGTGAACTCGGCGGCGTGCGCCTGCTCGCCGAACACGGCTTGACCACACCGCTGCTGCTGGCCGATGGGTTGCAGGAAGGCGAGGGCGGCTGGCTGTTGTTCGAGTTTATCGAAGGCGCTGAGAGCCTGGCGGATGCCTGGCACGCGGTCGAAGGCTTGCCGCCGCTGGCGGATGAGCAAACCGCCGTGCTGGCCGAAGCGTTGGGTGCGATTGCCCGGATGCACGCCAAAGGGCTGTGGCAGGAAGACCTGCACCTGGACAACCTGCTGCGCCAGGGCGATAAGTTGTATCTGATTGACGGTGCCGGGATTCGTGCCGAAGAGGCGGGCAAGCCGCTGTCGCGCAACCGGGTGCTCGAGAACCTCGGAGTGTTTTTCGCCCAGTTGCCGAAAAACCTCGAGCCGTTTACCGAGGAACTGCTGGTGTATTACCTGCTGGGCAATGGTGAGCACGCGTTGCCGCTCGAAGCCCTGGAGAAGCAGGTGAGCAAGGTCCGCGCCTGGCGCCTGAAGGACTATTTGAACAAGGTCGGCCGTGAATGCACGCTGTTCAGCGTGGTGCGCGGTGCCTTCGGCCTGCGTGCGATTCGGCGCGAGGAAGAGCCGGCCATGCTGCCGGTGCTGGCACAGGCTGACGCATTGCTGGATCAAGGCCACCTGTACAAGACCGGGGGGGCGGCCAGTGTGGCCAAGGTCGAAGTGGCCGGCCGACCGTTGGTGATCAAACGCTACAACATCAAAGGCTTCACCCATTGGCTCAAGCGCTTCTGGCGCCCGAGCCGCGCCTGGCATTCCTGGCGCGAAGGCAATCGCCTGGCGTTCCTCGGCATTGCCACGCCCACGCCGCTGGCTGTATTGGAAAAGCGTTTTTTCTGGCTGCGCAGCCGGGCTTATCTGGTCACCGAGTACCTGCCGGGGCCGGACATCATCGAGCGTTTCGCACCCTATGTTGAGCACGGCGACGCGCCTGAAAACGAACTGCTGGCGCTGGACCATCTGTTCGCCGAGCTGATTCGCGAGCGCATCAGCCATGGCGATTTCAAAGGCCACAACCTGTTCTGGGATAACGATCGCTGGTCGCTGATCGACCTGGACGCGATGTGTCAGCACAGCTCTGCCGCCAGCTTCGCCCCGGCGTATGCCAAGGACCGTGCGCGGTTTATGCGCAATTGGCCCGAGAGCAGTGCGTTGTATCAGTTGATCGATCAGCGTTTGCCCAAAGGGATCGAGATTGGTGGCTCCCTGTAG
- a CDS encoding sugar ABC transporter substrate-binding protein codes for MPFSLSTYFRLICLGAALLLGHAASAQAAEGDDAVPSLAGKRIAVSMTGTSHYFDIKAFQAQVDEIKRLGGTPITLDAGRNDKNLVTQLQTVVTQKPDAVIQTLGTLSVIDPWLKRISKAGIPLFTIDAPSQYSLNNTTSDNVATGKALADQLIKDAGGKGKILVFNGFYGVPVCAIRYDQLKLALKDYPQLEIIQPELRDVIPNTVQDAYSQVSALLNKYPAGSVSAIWSAWDIPQLGASKALIDAKRTEIKTYGVDGTPEVLALLGQANSPVGAVVAQQPALIGKTAVQNVARYLAGQRDLPKETHVATLLTTAGNLVQVQQLRGD; via the coding sequence ATGCCTTTCAGCCTTTCCACGTATTTCCGTTTGATCTGCCTTGGCGCCGCGCTGTTGCTGGGCCACGCTGCCAGTGCCCAGGCCGCCGAAGGCGATGATGCCGTGCCGTCCCTGGCCGGCAAGCGCATTGCAGTGAGCATGACCGGCACCAGTCACTATTTCGATATCAAGGCGTTCCAGGCTCAGGTCGATGAGATCAAGCGCCTCGGCGGCACGCCGATCACCCTCGATGCCGGGCGCAACGACAAGAACCTGGTGACCCAGTTGCAAACCGTGGTCACCCAGAAACCTGACGCCGTGATTCAGACCCTCGGCACCCTCAGTGTGATCGACCCCTGGCTCAAGCGCATCAGCAAGGCCGGCATCCCGCTGTTCACCATTGATGCGCCGTCGCAATACAGCCTCAACAACACCACCTCCGACAACGTCGCCACCGGCAAGGCCCTGGCTGATCAATTGATCAAGGACGCCGGCGGCAAAGGCAAGATCCTGGTGTTCAACGGCTTCTATGGCGTGCCGGTGTGTGCGATCCGTTATGACCAGTTGAAGCTGGCACTCAAGGACTATCCACAGCTGGAAATCATCCAGCCAGAGCTGCGCGATGTGATTCCCAACACTGTGCAGGACGCCTATTCCCAAGTGTCGGCGTTGCTTAACAAATACCCTGCGGGCAGCGTCTCGGCGATCTGGTCGGCGTGGGACATTCCGCAACTGGGCGCGAGCAAGGCGCTGATCGATGCCAAGCGTACCGAGATCAAGACTTACGGCGTCGACGGCACGCCGGAAGTACTGGCGCTGCTCGGCCAGGCGAATTCGCCGGTAGGGGCGGTCGTGGCGCAGCAACCGGCGTTGATCGGCAAGACCGCCGTGCAGAACGTGGCGCGTTACCTGGCCGGGCAACGTGACCTGCCCAAGGAAACCCATGTGGCGACGCTACTGACCACCGCCGGCAACCTGGTGCAGGTTCAGCAACTGCGGGGTGACTGA